A segment of the Lolium perenne isolate Kyuss_39 chromosome 3, Kyuss_2.0, whole genome shotgun sequence genome:
AAGAGAATTGTAGCTCCGCTTGCGCAAGTACAGTCCACTCCAAAAAGAAAAAGGCAGACATTGAGTGCACTATGTCATGCAATTCATATGAGCAAGACCACTCTGTTTATGAGGTTTAAGCAAGGGTACTTGCGGCGAATTTCAAGTAGTTTGAAACCAGTTTTGAAAGATAGTAACAAGAAACAAAGATTGCGGTTTTGTGTAAGGATGGTTGATCAAAACACTATACACAACGAACCGCGGTTTGTTGATATGGAGGATATTGTACATCTAGATGAAAAATGGTTTAACATGACTAAAAACAAGAGAACTTACTACTTGAtgccagaagaagaagaaccagtCCGAACTATTCAAAACAAAAACTACATAGGCAAAGTTATGTTCTTAGTAGCTATTGCTCGGCCTAGATATGATGATGAAGGGAATCTGATATTTGATGGGAAAATTTGTTGTTGGGCAATGGTAACTGAGGTAACTATCCTATACTTGACCTTTTAAATTTGTTGAGCAAAAATATGTTCTTTACTTTTCTTGTTTGTGTTTATTTGTTGTTAAAACAGGAACCAGCAAAAAGGAGAAGTGGCAATAGACCGAGAGGTACCATGGTCAAAAAGAACATGAAGGTAAACAGAGATCGAATGAGAGAATTCATGGTCAACAAAGTAATACCCGCTATTCATGAACGATGGCCAGACGAAGGGAAAACTATTTACATTCAGCGGGACAATGCACCATCCCATGTTAAGCCAGATGATGAGGCATTGCTAAATGCCATTTCCATTACTGGACGTGATATTCGGATTCTACAACAGCCTCCAAACTCACCTGACATGAATATTCTTGATCTGGGATTTCTTAGATCTTTGCAATCTTTCACGGATCAGCTGAATCCTACCACAATTGATCAGCTTATTGAAGGTGTCATTGCTGAGTTCAACAAGTATGAAGTTGAAAAGATAAACCGAATTTTTCTTACTCTTCAATCATGCATGATACAAGTTATGAGATTAAGGGGTGGAAATTGGTACAAAATCCCTCATATGAACAAGGGAGGGCTTTTGCTACAAAATGCACTGCCTGACCGTCTATATTGTGACAAAGCATTGTACTTGGATGTTGTTAGCTATCTAGATGAGTGAGGTACTTGTAATCATGAACATTCGAAATGTGGCAATGTAAATGTCAGTTTAGCTATTTGCAATGAACATTCAAAATGTGGCAATGTCAGTTTAGCTAATAAGCGTACAGTACTTTTGTTCATCATAACATAAAATATTTTCAAATTCATTTAAATGCTAAGCATGATCTACGTCCCCAACTTTTCATTGCCTGGAATTTTAAAGTAGTCAGGCAACAAGATCCTAAGCATGCTATAGCAAACCTCACTGTCATCTAGTTGACCGCCTGCAACAGATCCTGCCGGAGCTACACCAACCTCATCCACACCAACAGAATCGGGAACGAATTCCTCCGCTGCGCCAATAAGTGAGTCTGGCACGAACTGCACCTCGTCGGAGTCGTACGAATAGAGGTCGTCGTTGTCACTATCTTCTTCGGAGTCGGGGATGAACTCCGTTCCCATGTCTTCGGCATCATGATCTTGAGAGTCTGGGGCAAAATTGATGCCACGAACCAGTGCATCAGACTCTCCAAGGCTCCGTCTGCATCGTCGCTGCTGCGATTCATCGTCCACCTCCGGTCCAGGGCGTCGTTTGCATCGCTGCTGCTGGgatctgatggcgtgtatttcacacgttcgttgggcaaccccaagaggaaggtatgatgcgcacagcagcaagttttccctcagaaagaaaccaaggtttatcgaaccaggaggagccaagaagcacgttgaaggttgatggcggcgggatgtagtgcggcgcaacaccagagattccggcgccaacgtggaacctgcacaacacaaccaaagtactttgccccaacgaaacagtgaggttgtcaatctcaccggcttgctgtaacaaaggattaaccgtattgtgtggaagatgattgtttgcagaaaacagtagaacagtattgcagtagattgtatttcagtaaagagaattggaccggggtccacagttcactagaggtgtctctcccataagacgaacagcatgttgggtgaacaaattacagttgggcaattgacaaataaagagagcatgaccatgcacatacatatcatgatgaatatagtgagatttaattgggcattacgacaaagtacatagaccgtcatccaactgcatctatgcctaaaaagtccaccttcaggttatcatccgaaccccctccagtattaagttgctaacaacagacaattgcattaagtattgcgcgtaatgtaactagtgactacatccttgaacatagcactaatgttttatccctagtggcaacagcacatccataaccttagtggttcttgtcactcctccagattcacagaggcatgaa
Coding sequences within it:
- the LOC139838335 gene encoding uncharacterized protein, with amino-acid sequence MVLDLNSSPPPDDEGGWEEPDVEDTTTAEEPDAHWSIRRVTFKLFLQHQELVVLPMEILAVFLSKRSDIDLAEAQQRNTTPQVPLAPVGGRRPKRKNRKMLTNKQRWEVYQELLKDSNSGRLKKTSTADVASKLGHSRRQVQSVWRLVNDCIKEGREVDVTHKKSKNCGRKRIVAPLAQVQSTPKRKRQTLSALCHAIHMSKTTLFMRFKQGYLRRISSSLKPVLKDSNKKQRLRFCVRMVDQNTIHNEPRFVDMEDIVHLDEKWFNMTKNKRTYYLMPEEEEPVRTIQNKNYIGKVMFLVAIARPRYDDEGNLIFDGKICCWAMVTEEPAKRRSGNRPRGTMVKKNMKVNRDRMREFMVNKVIPAIHERWPDEGKTIYIQRDNAPSHVKPDDEALLNAISITGRDIRILQQPPNSPDMNILDLGFLRSLQSFTDQLNPTTIDQLIEGVIAEFNKYEVEKINRIFLTLQSCMIQVMRLRGGNWYKIPHMNKGGLLLQNALPDRLYCDKALYLDVVSYLDE